In Elusimicrobiota bacterium, one DNA window encodes the following:
- the fliN gene encoding flagellar motor switch protein FliN, with protein sequence MTDSEKPPEPSTPGAAPEARPVQLGEVPKAGPVEPLPVNIAPLMDVPLKVSVLLGETRMSLGDLLRLGTGSVIELSRSAGEPIDVLVNDRLYARGEIVAVGEDFGVRVVELVAAPKTSAA encoded by the coding sequence GTGACGGATTCTGAAAAACCCCCCGAACCCTCGACCCCGGGGGCCGCGCCGGAAGCCCGGCCGGTGCAATTGGGGGAGGTGCCGAAAGCCGGACCCGTGGAACCTTTGCCGGTGAACATTGCCCCGTTGATGGACGTGCCCTTGAAAGTGAGCGTGCTGTTGGGCGAAACACGTATGTCCCTGGGGGATTTGCTCCGGCTGGGCACCGGTTCGGTCATCGAATTGTCCCGCAGCGCGGGCGAACCGATTGACGTGCTGGTCAACGACCGCCTTTACGCTCGGGGGGAAATCGTGGCCGTCGGGGAAGACTTCGGCGTCCGGGTGGTGGAGCTGGTGGCCGCGCCCAAGACCTCGGCGGCTTAA
- a CDS encoding FliM/FliN family flagellar motor switch protein — protein MTDPAGLPRFDPRQGGGLVKGTRDQLARIHKEFTQKSASIFPDRLGISLRLIFRELTTVSWAQCRPGEKDNAAILPFSLTPGDGFGFLRLSAEGARAFVDVSFGGPGRPDTAGAPLTDVERRSAVWPLRVFLSEWNALWEAFGECAFNADEIGGAGAHFANAAGEPHLLTSFDWSVGETTGRLEAGLPLSFARPFLGELEKARGESNALWTDPKMRPVLRQRAEGVSLPLRVCLVESDIPVREMADLEVGDVVRLGSVNQSAVVKIGEIPLFHAKAGVFNGRLAVRVLALAGNGRSAT, from the coding sequence ATGACCGATCCCGCGGGTCTCCCACGGTTTGACCCGCGGCAAGGCGGAGGCCTCGTCAAGGGCACCCGCGACCAACTCGCCCGCATTCACAAAGAATTCACCCAAAAATCCGCTTCGATCTTCCCGGACCGCTTGGGGATTTCCCTGCGCCTGATTTTCCGGGAATTGACGACGGTGTCCTGGGCCCAATGCCGACCGGGGGAAAAGGACAACGCCGCGATTCTCCCTTTTTCCCTGACCCCCGGCGACGGGTTCGGTTTTCTGCGGCTTTCGGCCGAGGGGGCCCGGGCCTTCGTCGATGTTTCCTTTGGCGGGCCGGGACGACCGGACACCGCCGGCGCCCCGCTGACCGACGTCGAGCGGCGGTCCGCGGTCTGGCCCCTGCGTGTTTTCTTAAGCGAATGGAACGCCCTCTGGGAGGCCTTCGGCGAATGCGCCTTTAACGCCGACGAGATCGGCGGCGCCGGCGCCCATTTCGCCAACGCCGCCGGGGAACCCCATTTGTTGACGTCCTTCGACTGGTCCGTGGGCGAAACCACGGGGCGCCTGGAGGCCGGCCTGCCGCTCTCTTTTGCCCGCCCTTTTTTGGGCGAACTCGAAAAAGCCCGGGGCGAATCCAACGCGCTCTGGACCGACCCCAAAATGCGTCCGGTGCTCCGCCAACGGGCGGAGGGGGTGTCCCTTCCCCTGCGCGTGTGTTTGGTGGAATCGGACATCCCGGTGCGGGAGATGGCGGATTTGGAAGTGGGCGACGTCGTGCGCTTGGGCAGCGTGAACCAAAGCGCCGTCGTCAAAATCGGTGAGATTCCCTTGTTCCACGCCAAAGCCGGCGTGTTCAACGGCCGGTTGGCCGTGCGCGTGCTGGCCTTGGCGGGAAACGGAAGGAGCGCGACGTGA
- a CDS encoding flagellar basal body-associated FliL family protein gives MALVSKETIVKGVGEVLLMTVSGVLCIAASRVVVARALAPIGAAPIPAAAAPGPAHGGGQGAERGGGHGEAAPAHGAETGVAYPLKTTVVNLASDSDHRFAKVSITLEGHDAATVDRLKEMDHQVYDSLIEILGNVRAQDVATDEGKERLKDSIRERLNRLLPDSAGVKSVYLTEFLVQ, from the coding sequence GTGGCGCTGGTAAGCAAAGAAACGATCGTCAAAGGGGTGGGGGAAGTCCTGCTCATGACCGTGTCCGGGGTTCTTTGCATCGCCGCGTCCCGGGTCGTCGTGGCCCGGGCGTTGGCGCCCATCGGCGCCGCGCCGATCCCCGCGGCGGCGGCCCCGGGGCCGGCCCACGGCGGCGGTCAGGGGGCGGAACGCGGGGGCGGCCACGGCGAAGCGGCGCCGGCCCACGGCGCCGAAACGGGCGTGGCCTACCCGCTGAAGACCACCGTGGTCAACCTGGCCAGCGACTCCGACCACCGGTTCGCCAAAGTCTCCATCACGCTGGAAGGCCACGACGCCGCGACCGTCGACCGGTTGAAGGAAATGGACCACCAGGTGTACGACTCGTTGATCGAGATCCTCGGAAACGTCCGGGCCCAGGACGTGGCGACGGACGAAGGCAAGGAACGGCTCAAAGACTCCATCCGCGAGCGACTTAATCGGCTCCTGCCCGACAGCGCGGGCGTCAAAAGCGTTTACCTCACCGAGTTCCTCGTCCAATGA
- a CDS encoding flagellar hook-basal body complex protein, producing MMPALFSGVSGLRNHQFRMNVIGNNLANVNTVGFKYSRVSFSDLVYQTIRDASAPQSVGGSNPVQMGLGSLVHSVDVVNTQGNLESTGRNTDLSIQGEGFFVLNDGAQNKYTRAGIMVMGLNGSLVNPADGLNFMGWNAVNGVVDNSGPLTTINIPVGDVLPAQQTTHLTFNGNLNATGNVAQGTISNSHALLAAAAGGTLATGLKNSTGGTLGLNAGDVIAISGSVGGTLIAGATLTVNAGTTLTDVANALQAALRSVPDGDLTETVAVQSDGSLRVTSDGTNNVANLQMTVAGNTLFNNALRFPVNIAGGGLTGDSDTLRRSAQATDAMVDLYDSTGTALGLQVGDDVTLVSASAKGAILSDVALLADITGATTYADYRDALRDALFTASPALGEDVTIQANGALQITGAAGASEAVTGIVLGAGPNPSDDQRSAFSTSQSFAETQKALDATSFRTAPQIFDSLGNALNVDFRFTKTANNSWQWDATYGGNAVGSGVLNFGTDGQLTTPTGSVSIPLTNGAASPLAVGVDFAGTTQFAGTSSVVLKSQDGYASSTLNGFSIGQAGDVTGVFSNGKNVALGQLAIASFRNPSGLLREGRNLYVESPNSGVASAGVAGINGRGLIVSGTLEMSNVDVAREFTDMIVTQRGFQANSRVITASDQLLEELVNLKR from the coding sequence ATGATGCCGGCTCTCTTCTCAGGAGTTTCAGGACTTCGTAACCACCAGTTCCGAATGAACGTGATTGGAAACAACTTGGCGAACGTGAACACCGTGGGCTTTAAATACAGCCGCGTCAGCTTCAGCGATTTGGTCTATCAAACCATTCGGGACGCCTCCGCGCCGCAGTCGGTGGGCGGATCCAACCCGGTTCAAATGGGTTTGGGGTCCCTGGTCCACAGCGTCGACGTCGTGAACACCCAGGGCAATTTGGAATCCACCGGGCGAAACACCGACCTGTCCATTCAAGGGGAAGGATTCTTCGTTTTGAACGACGGCGCTCAGAACAAATACACCCGGGCGGGCATCATGGTCATGGGGCTGAACGGCTCCCTGGTCAATCCGGCCGACGGCCTCAATTTCATGGGGTGGAACGCGGTCAACGGCGTCGTGGACAATTCGGGGCCGCTGACCACCATCAACATTCCGGTGGGCGACGTCTTGCCGGCTCAGCAAACCACCCACCTGACCTTCAACGGGAACCTGAACGCCACCGGCAACGTGGCCCAGGGAACGATTTCAAACAGCCACGCGCTGTTGGCGGCCGCCGCGGGCGGCACGCTGGCGACCGGCTTGAAAAACAGCACGGGGGGCACTCTGGGTTTGAACGCCGGCGACGTGATCGCCATTTCGGGAAGCGTGGGCGGCACGCTGATCGCCGGTGCGACCTTGACGGTGAACGCCGGAACCACCTTGACCGACGTCGCCAATGCCCTCCAGGCGGCCCTCCGGTCCGTGCCCGACGGGGACTTGACCGAAACGGTCGCCGTGCAAAGCGACGGGTCGCTCCGGGTGACCTCGGACGGGACGAACAACGTGGCGAATCTCCAAATGACGGTGGCCGGGAACACGCTGTTCAACAACGCCCTGCGTTTCCCCGTCAACATCGCGGGCGGCGGTTTGACCGGCGATTCCGACACCCTGCGCCGGTCGGCTCAAGCGACGGACGCGATGGTGGATTTGTACGATTCGACGGGCACGGCCCTGGGCCTGCAGGTCGGGGACGACGTGACCCTGGTGTCCGCGAGCGCCAAAGGCGCGATTTTGTCCGACGTGGCCCTCCTGGCCGACATCACCGGGGCCACCACCTACGCCGACTACCGCGACGCGCTTCGGGACGCTCTTTTCACCGCCTCGCCCGCCTTGGGGGAGGACGTGACCATTCAAGCGAACGGCGCCCTTCAAATCACCGGGGCCGCGGGCGCGTCGGAGGCCGTCACGGGCATTGTTCTCGGCGCGGGACCGAACCCCAGCGATGACCAGCGGTCCGCGTTTTCGACGTCCCAGTCCTTCGCCGAAACGCAGAAGGCTTTGGACGCCACGAGTTTCCGCACCGCGCCCCAAATCTTCGACTCCCTGGGCAACGCCTTGAACGTCGATTTCCGGTTCACCAAGACCGCCAACAATTCCTGGCAATGGGACGCCACCTACGGCGGCAACGCGGTCGGCAGCGGGGTCTTGAATTTCGGCACCGACGGCCAATTGACCACCCCCACGGGCAGCGTGTCGATTCCCTTGACCAACGGCGCCGCGTCGCCCCTGGCGGTCGGGGTGGACTTCGCCGGCACGACCCAATTCGCCGGCACCTCCTCGGTGGTCCTCAAAAGCCAGGACGGCTACGCGAGCTCCACCTTGAACGGGTTTTCCATCGGCCAGGCCGGCGATGTCACCGGCGTGTTCTCCAACGGGAAAAACGTGGCGCTGGGGCAATTGGCCATCGCCTCTTTCCGGAACCCGTCGGGGCTCCTCCGGGAAGGACGGAATCTCTACGTGGAATCCCCCAACTCCGGGGTGGCTTCGGCCGGCGTGGCGGGGATCAACGGGCGGGGGCTCATCGTCTCGGGGACGTTGGAAATGTCCAACGTCGACGTCGCCCGGGAATTTACGGACATGATCGTGACCCAGCGCGGCTTTCAAGCCAATTCGCGGGTGATCACGGCGTCCGATCAGCTCTTGGAAGAGTTGGTCAATTTAAAACGGTAG
- a CDS encoding flagellar biosynthesis protein — MTPGIGRVGERPVDRPSFTGPRDGFDAILKQETVRFSKHAEDRLVRDGIALNDSERERLQSGMDRAAAKGAKEALLLLDDKAFIANVREKIVITSMSRDRLKENVFTRIDSAVVL; from the coding sequence GTGACCCCCGGGATCGGCCGCGTCGGTGAACGCCCCGTCGACCGCCCCTCCTTCACGGGCCCCCGGGACGGGTTCGACGCGATCCTAAAACAGGAGACCGTCCGGTTTTCCAAGCACGCCGAGGACCGTCTCGTGCGGGACGGCATCGCCTTAAACGACAGCGAGCGGGAACGCCTGCAGTCCGGCATGGACCGCGCGGCGGCCAAGGGCGCCAAGGAGGCGCTCCTTCTTTTGGACGACAAAGCCTTCATCGCCAACGTTCGAGAAAAAATCGTGATCACCTCCATGAGCCGGGATCGACTCAAGGAAAACGTGTTCACGCGCATCGACAGCGCCGTCGTTCTTTGA
- a CDS encoding flagellar hook-length control protein FliK — protein MNPIDPAAPSPTPGFAPIAPEGAINGAPLDVAGFEALLARLIPSIETPTGERSPSLSVDPANPPAETDEPSGKKATSEDVPAISWTLLAFPPAAPPPLLSEKVEPEAPEASKEIDGASVVPSPDPSSAFGGFENPMVASDAKAVPDPTDPAGSISAPASKSLWREKTVPMAGKPNPPGDSEIPKTGPWLEKRSTPGIERRVPAPRSEPPAKALPVNAATEKAAFAVPLIPEKPEERAVLSGPASTAPGATPDSAKNGHAAVPVGLSVDGSPIAGGRETASPSNPNRGGEVVPSLGPNDRSRPETKDTAALEISVSKEINAPADVGIAPPAAPAEGKAPPSTPGPGPAASRLPVEWRTLVQRVDWHWREGKGDVTIALHPREFGRVSVRVETFNDAVTVRFEVDNEAARTGLAHRSEDLTQSLRELGWRVDDVRVALAGAGAGSPDSGGRPSADGSPSPFRPPADPRTPSPRREEATRRPSRYLVDLVA, from the coding sequence GTGAATCCAATCGACCCCGCCGCCCCTTCCCCCACGCCGGGGTTCGCGCCGATCGCTCCCGAGGGGGCGATCAACGGCGCGCCGTTGGACGTGGCGGGGTTCGAGGCGCTCCTGGCTCGATTGATTCCCTCCATTGAAACACCGACTGGAGAACGCTCACCGTCCCTTTCGGTCGACCCGGCGAACCCACCGGCCGAAACGGATGAGCCGTCCGGCAAAAAGGCGACTTCGGAGGATGTCCCGGCGATTTCCTGGACGCTTTTGGCGTTCCCGCCGGCCGCCCCGCCGCCTCTTCTCTCGGAAAAAGTCGAGCCGGAAGCCCCGGAGGCTTCAAAAGAAATCGATGGCGCATCGGTGGTTCCTTCCCCGGACCCTTCGTCGGCGTTCGGGGGTTTCGAGAACCCGATGGTCGCTTCGGACGCGAAAGCCGTTCCGGACCCGACGGACCCCGCGGGTTCGATTTCCGCCCCGGCCTCGAAATCTCTTTGGCGGGAAAAAACCGTTCCGATGGCGGGAAAACCGAATCCTCCCGGAGATTCCGAGATTCCCAAAACAGGGCCATGGCTTGAGAAACGATCGACGCCGGGGATCGAACGGCGGGTCCCCGCTCCGAGGTCGGAACCCCCGGCCAAGGCTCTCCCGGTGAACGCCGCGACCGAAAAGGCCGCTTTCGCGGTTCCGTTAATCCCCGAAAAACCCGAGGAACGCGCCGTCCTCTCCGGTCCGGCGTCCACGGCCCCCGGCGCGACGCCGGACTCCGCCAAAAATGGTCACGCCGCCGTTCCGGTCGGTTTATCGGTGGACGGCTCCCCGATCGCGGGCGGGCGCGAAACCGCTTCCCCTTCGAATCCGAACCGGGGGGGGGAAGTTGTCCCGTCCCTCGGACCCAACGATCGTTCCCGTCCGGAAACAAAGGACACCGCCGCGCTTGAGATTTCTGTTTCAAAAGAGATAAACGCCCCGGCGGACGTGGGGATTGCGCCCCCGGCCGCTCCGGCGGAGGGAAAAGCCCCCCCGTCCACGCCAGGCCCGGGACCGGCGGCGTCGCGTCTGCCCGTGGAATGGCGCACGTTGGTCCAGCGCGTAGATTGGCATTGGCGGGAGGGCAAGGGCGATGTGACCATCGCCCTGCATCCCCGGGAATTCGGCCGGGTGTCGGTCCGCGTGGAAACGTTCAACGACGCCGTCACCGTTCGGTTCGAAGTGGACAACGAGGCCGCCCGGACCGGGTTGGCCCACCGTTCCGAAGATCTGACCCAATCCCTGCGGGAGCTGGGTTGGCGGGTGGACGACGTTCGCGTGGCCCTGGCGGGCGCGGGCGCCGGGTCCCCCGATTCCGGCGGCCGACCTTCGGCCGACGGTTCCCCGTCCCCCTTCCGTCCACCGGCCGACCCGCGGACGCCGTCCCCGCGGCGGGAGGAGGCGACCCGACGGCCCTCCCGATATCTCGTCGATTTGGTTGCGTAG
- a CDS encoding flagellar FliJ family protein produces MKKFRYRLETILKLRVREEEKQAQALSQCQRRVAQARQDLERLDQEWREKSRVTATALAGDLDLPRTENRLDHLGRLLTAVSLRRTDLRLLETELTARLRKYHDAARERKTLERLRDIKHLEHQALRRRAETSFFDFVGATAVRRGV; encoded by the coding sequence ATGAAGAAGTTTCGCTATCGGCTGGAAACCATCCTGAAACTCCGGGTTCGGGAGGAGGAAAAGCAGGCGCAAGCGCTGTCCCAGTGCCAGCGCCGGGTGGCTCAGGCCCGGCAGGACCTGGAGCGTTTGGATCAGGAATGGCGCGAAAAGTCCCGAGTGACCGCCACCGCCCTCGCCGGGGACCTTGATTTGCCGCGGACGGAAAATCGGTTGGATCATCTTGGCCGACTTCTGACCGCCGTTTCCCTGCGCCGAACGGACCTGCGGCTCCTGGAAACCGAACTCACCGCGCGCCTGCGCAAATACCACGACGCGGCCCGGGAACGCAAAACCCTGGAACGGCTGCGCGACATCAAGCATTTGGAGCATCAAGCCCTGCGACGCCGGGCCGAAACGTCTTTTTTTGATTTTGTCGGGGCCACGGCGGTTCGCCGGGGCGTTTGA
- a CDS encoding FliI/YscN family ATPase has translation MSEIDWAKYGEALQGRSLAREVGRLTRVTAGLLEGIGPDVSLGEVCRVWDKAGQRFYWAEAVGFRDDRIVMAPLGHVEGLGPGSFWMDGIGPVSVPVGNALLGRVVDARGAPLDGGRSLTLRERRSLRTAPPDPMSRRRISEPLATGVRAIDGLMTCGKGQRLGLFAGSGVGKSSLLGMIARGTQADVNVISLVGERGREVREFIEKDLGPEGLARSVVVVATSDQPPMARLHAALGATAVAEYFAEQGKDVLLMMDSVTRLAMAGREIGLALGEPPTTKGYTPSVFSFLPRLLERAGNFAKGSVTGIYTVLVEADDMDDPVADTLRSILDGHVVLSRRMATQNHYPAVDVLESLSRLMVDVTEAPQKRAAGILREVLAAHREAEDLLRVGAYARGSDAKIDFALAHLEKVKAFLKQELNEKCGFSATREKLGALFA, from the coding sequence GTGAGTGAGATCGACTGGGCCAAATACGGCGAAGCGCTTCAAGGCCGGTCCCTGGCCCGGGAAGTGGGCCGTTTAACCCGGGTGACAGCCGGTCTCCTGGAGGGAATCGGGCCGGACGTGAGTTTGGGGGAAGTCTGCCGGGTGTGGGACAAGGCCGGCCAGCGATTCTATTGGGCGGAAGCCGTGGGGTTTCGAGACGACCGCATCGTCATGGCGCCCCTGGGGCACGTGGAAGGGCTGGGCCCCGGCAGTTTTTGGATGGACGGGATCGGCCCCGTGTCGGTCCCGGTGGGCAACGCGCTCTTGGGACGGGTGGTGGACGCCCGCGGCGCGCCTCTGGACGGCGGTCGTTCCTTGACTCTGCGGGAGCGGCGCTCGCTCCGCACCGCCCCGCCGGACCCCATGAGCCGCCGGCGCATTTCCGAACCCCTGGCCACGGGGGTCCGGGCCATCGACGGCCTGATGACCTGCGGAAAAGGGCAGCGCCTGGGGCTGTTCGCCGGCAGCGGCGTTGGAAAGAGTTCGTTGCTGGGCATGATCGCCCGGGGCACCCAGGCCGACGTGAACGTGATTTCGCTGGTGGGGGAGCGGGGCCGGGAAGTCCGCGAATTTATTGAGAAAGACCTCGGGCCCGAGGGGTTGGCCCGGTCGGTGGTCGTCGTGGCGACCTCGGACCAGCCGCCCATGGCCCGCCTGCACGCGGCGCTCGGGGCCACCGCCGTGGCGGAGTATTTCGCCGAGCAAGGCAAAGACGTTCTGCTCATGATGGATTCGGTCACCCGTTTGGCCATGGCGGGGCGTGAAATCGGCCTGGCCTTGGGCGAGCCGCCCACCACCAAGGGGTACACCCCTTCCGTGTTTTCCTTCCTCCCCCGGCTCCTGGAGCGGGCGGGGAATTTTGCCAAAGGGAGCGTGACCGGCATTTACACCGTGCTGGTGGAGGCCGACGACATGGACGACCCCGTGGCGGACACCCTGCGGTCCATTTTGGACGGACACGTCGTCTTGTCCCGTCGCATGGCCACCCAGAACCACTACCCGGCCGTGGACGTTCTGGAGAGTCTGAGCCGCCTCATGGTGGACGTGACGGAGGCCCCCCAAAAACGGGCGGCGGGCATTCTTCGGGAAGTCCTGGCGGCCCACCGGGAAGCGGAGGATTTGCTTCGGGTGGGGGCCTACGCCCGGGGGAGCGACGCCAAAATCGATTTCGCTTTGGCCCATTTGGAAAAGGTGAAAGCCTTTCTCAAGCAGGAATTGAACGAAAAATGCGGATTTTCAGCCACCCGGGAGAAGCTTGGCGCGCTTTTTGCATAG
- the fliF gene encoding flagellar M-ring protein FliF — translation MTRGAPRNAQREDALESLNRFKDSFLAWPTGKKFLAVALIGVSSLFLHRLSLPMRGLDLVPLYARLSPEDAAAVVEKLRNESVPYALSNNGQTVSVPSGQVYDLRLKMSQEGLPKGDNQGLELLDKAALGASDFVQRVGYQRALQGELARTISALSDVSSARVHLVFPEDSPFLDSPDGARASVVVTLHPGSTLEKDQIRGIVHLVSGAVKGLKPENVSIVDAQGRLLAGGRASDSMFSQGNDLLELQKEAEHYLEEKASSLVDGLLGAGRSLVRIRVDMDAQIIKEQTERYDPTGPVRSEQTVAGGGTGPSTVKNYEVGRTMKEIVASPGAVNRMYISLAVDGTFVEDPNKPGERVYKPRSEEELRTIAQLVKEAVGFSEDREDQLEIRNIPFDTSRNDETMKERRLNEEEMRRDRQRAQYVDVAKHLGTSLGMGLIVLALFRLVKGESRPVPVPAPLPAAASPPPPPPVETPPARTEKPFNHAEAEALILKTARQNPADLAKLMQRQFLTNAS, via the coding sequence GTGACCCGGGGCGCCCCACGCAACGCGCAACGGGAGGACGCCTTGGAATCGCTCAACCGGTTTAAAGACTCATTTTTGGCCTGGCCCACGGGGAAGAAATTCCTGGCGGTGGCGTTGATCGGGGTGTCGTCCCTCTTCCTGCATCGCCTCTCGCTCCCCATGCGCGGACTCGACCTGGTACCCCTGTACGCCCGCTTGTCCCCCGAAGACGCCGCCGCCGTGGTCGAGAAACTCCGCAACGAAAGCGTTCCCTACGCCTTGTCCAACAACGGCCAAACCGTGAGCGTGCCCTCCGGGCAGGTCTACGACCTACGCCTCAAGATGTCCCAGGAGGGCCTGCCCAAAGGCGACAATCAGGGGTTGGAACTGCTCGATAAAGCGGCCCTCGGGGCCAGCGATTTCGTTCAGCGGGTCGGCTATCAGCGGGCCCTGCAGGGCGAACTGGCCCGGACGATTTCGGCGCTGAGCGACGTGTCGTCGGCTCGGGTCCACTTGGTCTTTCCGGAAGATTCGCCCTTTTTGGACTCCCCCGACGGAGCCCGGGCGTCGGTGGTCGTGACGCTCCATCCGGGGTCCACCTTGGAAAAGGACCAAATCCGGGGCATCGTGCACTTGGTTTCCGGCGCGGTCAAAGGCCTGAAACCCGAAAACGTGTCGATCGTGGACGCCCAGGGACGATTGCTCGCCGGGGGGCGGGCCAGCGACAGCATGTTCTCCCAGGGCAACGACCTGTTGGAATTGCAAAAAGAAGCCGAACATTACTTGGAGGAGAAGGCGTCGTCGCTCGTGGATGGATTGCTGGGCGCGGGCCGCTCCTTGGTCCGCATCCGGGTCGATATGGACGCGCAAATCATCAAAGAACAAACGGAGCGTTACGACCCCACCGGTCCCGTTCGGAGCGAGCAGACGGTGGCGGGCGGCGGGACGGGGCCCTCGACCGTCAAGAACTATGAAGTGGGGCGCACAATGAAGGAAATCGTCGCCAGCCCCGGGGCCGTCAACCGGATGTACATCAGCCTGGCGGTGGACGGCACTTTCGTGGAGGATCCGAACAAGCCCGGAGAACGCGTCTACAAGCCCCGATCGGAAGAAGAACTGCGAACCATCGCCCAGCTGGTGAAGGAAGCGGTGGGGTTCAGCGAGGACCGGGAGGATCAGCTGGAAATACGCAACATCCCTTTTGACACCAGCCGAAACGACGAAACGATGAAGGAGCGGCGCCTAAACGAGGAAGAGATGCGCCGCGACCGCCAGCGGGCCCAGTACGTGGACGTGGCCAAGCACCTGGGAACCTCGCTCGGGATGGGATTGATCGTGCTGGCGCTGTTCCGTCTGGTGAAGGGCGAATCCCGCCCCGTTCCGGTCCCCGCCCCGCTGCCCGCCGCGGCGTCGCCCCCGCCCCCGCCGCCGGTGGAAACGCCGCCGGCTCGAACGGAAAAACCCTTTAATCACGCGGAGGCCGAGGCCCTGATCCTCAAAACGGCCCGGCAGAATCCGGCGGACCTGGCCAAGCTCATGCAGCGCCAATTCCTGACGAACGCTTCCTGA
- a CDS encoding flagellar hook-basal body complex protein FliE, with protein MMPLDQIGGALQAGGSGGPALSAPRKDSGFAATLSQALARADAPARSAEESVNTLMAGKAESPHDVMIRMEEAHLALLWTVQVRNRVMDAYNEIMRMPL; from the coding sequence GTGATGCCCCTGGATCAAATCGGCGGCGCCCTCCAGGCGGGGGGGAGCGGCGGACCCGCCCTTTCCGCGCCCCGAAAGGATTCCGGATTCGCCGCGACCTTGAGCCAAGCCCTGGCCCGGGCCGACGCCCCGGCCCGTTCGGCGGAAGAATCGGTGAACACCCTCATGGCGGGCAAGGCCGAAAGCCCCCACGACGTGATGATTCGAATGGAGGAAGCCCATTTGGCCCTGTTGTGGACCGTTCAAGTCCGCAATCGGGTGATGGACGCATACAACGAAATCATGCGCATGCCTCTCTAA
- the flgC gene encoding flagellar basal body rod protein FlgC has product MGVFDGLDISGSGLTAHRKWMETAAMNIANANTTRTPTGGPYRRKAVVFAEALRTAGTADPLGVKVATVANDPAPFPQVFNPAHPDANARGFLALPNVNPVQEMADLTVASRAYEANAAAFGVAKSMFVKALEVGR; this is encoded by the coding sequence ATGGGCGTTTTCGACGGTTTGGACATCAGCGGTTCGGGCCTGACGGCCCATCGTAAATGGATGGAAACGGCGGCGATGAACATCGCCAACGCCAACACGACCCGGACGCCGACGGGCGGACCCTACCGGCGAAAAGCCGTGGTCTTCGCCGAAGCCCTGCGAACCGCCGGGACGGCGGACCCCCTGGGAGTCAAAGTGGCGACCGTCGCCAACGACCCGGCCCCGTTTCCTCAAGTTTTTAATCCCGCCCATCCGGACGCCAACGCCCGGGGATTTCTGGCCCTTCCCAACGTGAATCCGGTCCAGGAAATGGCCGATTTGACCGTGGCCTCCCGGGCGTACGAGGCCAACGCCGCCGCTTTCGGGGTGGCCAAGTCCATGTTTGTGAAAGCCTTGGAGGTCGGACGATGA